A genome region from Erythrolamprus reginae isolate rEryReg1 chromosome 4, rEryReg1.hap1, whole genome shotgun sequence includes the following:
- the LOC139166799 gene encoding C-reactive protein-like isoform X1 — protein sequence MGRLALSLSLAILLLAALCRGQGFDLSDALENIATTKRSSTVTKKPNDGFDLGDAVNGEDDSPKVPAPPPQPRPGSHGNSGGFEDSDLLDGNLPPENPQSGLQGRVLNFPNESKGSFVIISPIQPLNLMAFTLCMRIAVEYLDEHKIILFSYQSQSDELRILHEAAGHFGLHMGSRSVRFALPDISPLGSHICVTWESVFGLTAFWRNGKSSIRKVYNKGHILQAGGTAMIGRDQGAQNMSDKQKPHFVGEITDLYMWNYVLKSYDIQKVFQAHEFPSGNIFDWKILSYKIRGNVMVLPKG from the exons GACAAGGTTTCGATTTAAGTGATGCACTTGAAAATATTG CTACTACTAAAAGGTCTAGTACAGTTACCAAAAAGCCAA ATGATGGCTTCGACTTAGGAGATGCTGTAAATG GTGAGGATGATTCCCCAAAAGTACCAGCACCACCTCCTCAGCCCAGACCTGGAAGTCATGGCAACAGTGGGG GATTTGAAGATTCAGATTTATTAGATGGTAACTTGCCACCTGAGAATCCACAATCAG GTCTACAAGGCAGAGTTCTGAATTTTCCCAATGAATCAAAAGGCAGTTTTGTGATCATATCCCCAATACAGCCTTTAAATTTAATGGCATTCACACTCTGTATGAGGATTGCAGTAGAGTATTTAGATGAACACAAAATAATTCTCTTCTCCTATCAGTCTCAAAGTGATGAATTGAGAATCTTGCATGAAGCAGCGGGCCACTTTGGTTTACATATGGGGAGTAGGAGTGTGAGGTTTGCCCTTCCTGATATCAGCCCTTTGGGGAGCCACATCTGTGTCACCTGGGAGTCAGTATTTGGCCTTACAGCCTTTTGGAGAAATGGAAAAAGTAGTATCCGAAAAGTGTATAATAAGGGACACATTCTGCAAGCAGGTGGCACAGCAATGATTGGACGGGATCAAGGGGCACAAAATATGTCTGATAAGCAAAAGCCACATTTTGTTGGAGAAATAACAGATCTCTACATGTGGAATTATGTACTAAAATCATATGACATACAGAAAGTTTTCCAGGCCCATGAGTTTCCCAGCGGAAACATCTTTGACTGGAAAATATTGTCATATAAAATTAGAGGCAATGTGATGGTATTGCCTAAGGGCTAA